One genomic region from Reichenbachiella ulvae encodes:
- a CDS encoding ArsI/CadI family heavy metal resistance metalloenzyme: MNNSNFPRMHVSFYVSDITSTVNFYSTFFGKPANKIRKGYAKYVLDAPALIISFIENKDRVNSAFGHLGFQVETKEEMEERLSIAQKQGIVDREEIGTSCCYAVQDKFWVNDPDGYQWEVYYFHKDAEFNDPKYDEADASACCIVTETVESKPKLNLSEIKKEEASCEPGSGCC; encoded by the coding sequence ATGAACAACTCTAATTTCCCCAGAATGCACGTCTCTTTCTACGTGTCAGATATCACAAGTACGGTTAATTTCTACTCTACCTTTTTTGGGAAGCCTGCCAATAAAATAAGGAAGGGGTATGCCAAATATGTATTAGATGCTCCTGCACTCATCATATCATTCATAGAAAATAAAGATCGAGTCAACAGCGCATTTGGTCACCTTGGTTTCCAGGTTGAAACAAAGGAAGAAATGGAAGAAAGACTGAGTATCGCTCAAAAACAAGGAATAGTCGACAGAGAAGAAATCGGCACTTCATGTTGCTATGCTGTTCAGGATAAGTTTTGGGTCAACGACCCGGATGGTTACCAATGGGAAGTATATTATTTCCACAAGGATGCTGAATTCAACGACCCCAAATATGATGAAGCGGATGCTTCTGCCTGCTGTATTGTTACAGAAACAGTAGAATCCAAACCAAAATTGAATCTATCAGAAATCAAAAAAGAAGAAGCTAGTTGTGAGCCTGGATCTGGCTGCTGCTAA
- a CDS encoding ArsR/SmtB family transcription factor, with protein sequence MGITKTEGFAIKTLEMAELIKSIGHPARLEIVKFLANSPSCICNDIVDELPLAQPTISRHLSELKKVGLIKGSISGNNICYCLDESKWSELQSYLNQITETLKTSSECCD encoded by the coding sequence ATGGGAATAACCAAAACTGAAGGCTTTGCCATCAAAACCTTAGAAATGGCCGAATTGATTAAGTCAATTGGTCATCCAGCACGCCTTGAAATAGTTAAATTCCTGGCCAATAGCCCTTCTTGCATCTGCAACGATATTGTGGATGAATTGCCTTTGGCTCAGCCCACCATTTCGCGACATCTATCGGAACTAAAAAAGGTTGGACTGATCAAGGGAAGTATATCTGGTAATAACATTTGTTACTGTCTGGATGAATCTAAATGGAGCGAATTACAATCATACCTAAACCAAATTACCGAAACACTCAAAACAAGCAGTGAATGCTGTGATTAA
- a CDS encoding DUF2306 domain-containing protein — translation MGTASRSRIKSGLWYLLCFLCTIIGLYPLIYLTQNANAGFLSSKPVDLLNESLWQWAFYIHIALGGLALLIGWPQFIQKLRSKYLNWHRRVGRVYVLSVLLSGVSGIYIGLYANGGWVSSLGFMTLGFLWVYSTANAYFKVKLGSLEKHEEWMIYSYALTMAAVTLRIWLPILALSLDEFIVAYKIVAWLCWVPNLAVAIIINNRRS, via the coding sequence ATGGGTACTGCCTCTCGCTCTCGAATCAAGTCAGGTCTTTGGTATTTGTTGTGCTTCCTGTGTACGATTATTGGATTATATCCTCTTATATATTTAACACAAAATGCTAATGCTGGATTTCTATCTAGCAAGCCGGTCGATCTGCTGAACGAATCGCTTTGGCAATGGGCTTTTTACATACATATCGCTTTAGGTGGTCTGGCATTACTGATAGGTTGGCCACAGTTCATTCAAAAACTTAGAAGCAAATATCTGAATTGGCATAGAAGGGTGGGGAGAGTCTATGTTCTTTCTGTGCTATTATCTGGAGTTTCCGGGATTTACATAGGCCTTTATGCCAATGGAGGCTGGGTTTCCTCATTAGGGTTTATGACTTTGGGTTTTTTATGGGTTTATTCCACTGCCAATGCCTATTTTAAAGTGAAATTAGGTAGCTTAGAGAAGCATGAGGAATGGATGATATATAGCTATGCTTTGACCATGGCAGCCGTGACGCTTAGAATTTGGCTTCCTATATTGGCGCTCAGCCTAGATGAATTCATTGTTGCTTATAAAATTGTGGCCTGGCTCTGTTGGGTTCCCAATCTGGCAGTGGCGATCATTATTAATAATAGGAGATCATGA
- the arsN2 gene encoding arsenic resistance N-acetyltransferase ArsN2: MNISIQRLDEQDLPEVVSLLTSNKLTSDDLNKGKINFFGIKKESKLIACIGLESCQGVGLLRSLVVDDDFRAQGLARALVDCLETEAKMQGFRSLYLLTTSAGAYFLRLGYSQMDREEVPEGVRASEQFSALCPDSAEVLFKAI, from the coding sequence ATGAATATTTCGATACAGAGGTTGGACGAGCAGGATTTGCCAGAAGTAGTTTCATTGTTGACATCCAACAAACTCACATCTGATGATTTGAACAAGGGTAAGATCAATTTTTTTGGAATCAAAAAGGAATCAAAATTGATTGCCTGTATAGGATTAGAGTCTTGTCAGGGAGTGGGATTGTTGAGGTCATTGGTGGTTGATGATGATTTCCGAGCACAAGGGCTTGCTAGAGCCTTAGTGGACTGCCTTGAAACAGAGGCCAAAATGCAGGGCTTTCGTTCTTTGTATCTATTGACCACATCGGCTGGAGCATACTTTCTTAGACTCGGCTATTCTCAAATGGATAGAGAGGAAGTCCCAGAAGGTGTACGGGCCTCTGAGCAGTTTTCAGCCCTTTGCCCTGATTCAGCTGAAGTGCTTTTTAAAGCCATTTGA